A genomic window from Punica granatum isolate Tunisia-2019 chromosome 2, ASM765513v2, whole genome shotgun sequence includes:
- the LOC116198093 gene encoding uncharacterized protein LOC116198093 isoform X4, whose protein sequence is MEMAPTKHDQVNAEAGHEYEVFLSFRGPDTRLEFTDNLYHRLKDAGVQTFRDDEELRVGEKIGPELMRAIKQSKISIPIFSKGYASSKWCLLEVAEMVKLKDETKHMIMPIFLDVTPDEVKYQTGSYAEAFTQHGENYDFETVQEWRNALQEVVKLKGLELKKEANGKHGEFIKKVLAMVLNCLKKAYLNVNDLLVGIDDHVEAVKKLLELGKEGVQIVGIWGMGGIGKTTLAKVVYNQLLKKFESSGFLNDIRETSSQHKGLPYLQSKLLSDILNREREDFANTNEGTQELKNRLRDRKAIILLDDVDQVDQLKALAGDLAWFSPESRIIVTTREKTVLDQFRIKNIYELTLLSAEQAFELFCRHAFIKGSPTPDFIDLSWDIVRTTGRLPLALEVIGSSLSTSSGRKDLWQGTLKKLEKKPPKEVQDTLRISYNGLDHEEREIFLDIACFFIGIDARIAKPMWDDCEFFPGVGIEILLLKSLIKIKKDHRLWMHDQLRDLGRVIVEEENYKESRLRSRLWHSKVVMHVLERQPEEGMTNVEAISLEGYQFRSEDLCFKDDQFRNLPNLRILLLDKASLSGNFERIIPNLRWLSWHLCNFNAMLPTNLNLKNLVVLDLSRSMVSEDWAGWSLMKVAAKLKVLDLTECRHLTKTPSFSAFSALEKLILRSCRNLVSVDPSIEQLSALVSLDIRDCTKLEYLPRLGSMDALTELLVDYEVFLSFGGLDDSEGFTDQLYHHLKDVGVHTVRDNGKLRVAEEIGPELMMAIKQSKIYIPILSKGYALSTWCLTEVAEMMKLEEETKHRIMPIFLDVTPNEVQHQTGSYAEAFAQHEGNYDSETVQEWRDALQKVVKLGGLEFKKEANGKHEEFIKKVLARVVMAYLEVNDMVVGIIDHFKVVKTLLELGKEGVQIVGIWGMGGIGKTTLAKVVYSQLLGKFESSCFLNNIRGTSSQPKGLEYLQSKLLSDILNCEREDFANTNEGIQQLKNRLRDKKAIILLDDVDQVDQLKALAGDLAWFSPESRIIVTTRDRAVLNLFRINNTYELTLLSEYQAFELFCEHAFKEVPPTPDFADLSWDIVRAIGRLPLALKVTGSFLSTSTGRKEIWQDTLKQLKMEPHRKVQERLAIIYNVLDREQQEIFLDIACFFIGKDARIAKSMWDDCDFFPEIAIEILLSKSLIKITDDSRLWMHDQLRDLGRLIVEKENYKEPRLRSRLWQGEVAMRVLERQPEEGRTTVEAISLEGYQFRSEDLCFKDDQFKNLPNLRILLLDKASLSGNFEGILPNLRWLSWHFCNFSPTLPTNLNLKNLVVLDLSKSMVSEDWAGWSLMKVAAKLKVLDLTECGHLTRTPGFSAFPALERLILRSCCNLVSVDPSIEQLSALLSLDIRDCTKLEYLPQLGSMDALTELLVDGTSIQELPVLRGTDKLGNLEALGSN, encoded by the exons ATGGAAATGGCTCCTACAAAACATGATCAG GTCAATGCTGAAGCTGGACATGAGTATGAAGTTTTTTTGAGCTTCAGGGGACCGGACACTCGCTTAGAATTCACTGACAACCTATACCATCGCCTGAAAGATGCAGGTGTCCAAACCTTCAGGGACGATGAAGAGCTCCGAGTTGGAGAAAAGATCGGACCTGAGCTCATGAGGGCAATCAAGCAGTCAAAAATCTCCATACCCATCTTCTCAAAGGGCTACGCTTCGAGTAAGTGGTGTCTCCTGGAGGTGGCGGAGATGGTGAAGCTCAAGGATGAGACGAAGCACATGATCATGCCCATTTTCTTAGACGTCACGCCGGATGAAGTTAAGTACCAGACAGGGAGTTATGCTGAAGCCTTTACCCAGCACGGGGAAAACTACGACTTCGAGACTGTTCAGGAGTGGAGAAATGCTCTCCAAGAGGTTGTGAAACTGAAAGGGTTGGAACTCAAGAAAGAGGCAAACGG GAAACATGGAGAGTTCATCAAAAAGGTGCTTGCAATGGTTCTTAACTGTCTGAAGAAAGCTTATCTAAATGTCAATGATCTCTTAGTTGGAATCGATGATCATGTCGAAGCTGTCAAGAAATTGCTGGAGCTTGGAAAGGAAGGTGTTCAAATTGTTGGAATATGGGGCATGGGAGGAATTGGGAAAACGACTCTTGCAAAAGTTGTCTACAACCAACTGTTGAAGAAATTTGAATCCTCTGGCTTCCTCAATGACATTAGAGAAACATCCTCACAACACAAGGGTCTTCCGTACTTGCAAAGCAAGCTACTTTCTGACATCTTAAACCGTGAGCGTGAAGACTTTGCAAATACGAATGAAGGAACCCAGGAGCTCAAGAACAGGCTCCGTGACAGGAAAGCAATCATTCTTTTGGATGATGTTGATCAAGTTGATCAACTCAAGGCTCTAGCTGGGGATCTTGCTTGGTTTAGTCCAGAAAGCAGGATTATAGTTACAACCAGAGAAAAGACAGTTCTAGATCAATTTCGAATAAAGAATATCTATGAACTCACACTACTGAGTGCAGAGCAAGCTTTTGAACTCTTCTGCAGGCATGCATTTATAAAAGGCTCGCCGACACCTGACTTTATTGACTTGTCCTGGGATATCGTGAGGACTACTGGAAGGCTCCCTCTGGCTCTTGAGGTAATAGGTTCTTCTTTATCTACAAGCAGCGGGCGCAAGGACTTATGGCAAGGTACACTGAAGAAGTTGGAGAAGAAACCCCCTAAGGAGGTCCAAGATACATTGAGGATAAGTTATAATGGACTGGATCATGAGGAGCGGGAGATATTTCTCGATATCGCATGTTTCTTCATCGGAATAGATGCTAGAATTGCAAAACCCATGTGGGATGATTGTGAGTTTTTCCCAGGAGTTGGAATCGAGATCCTTCTTTTGAAGTCactaatcaaaatcaaaaagGACCATAGGCTATGGATGCATGACCAACTTAGAGACCTTGGCAGGGTAATTGTGGAAGAGGAAAACTATAAAGAGTCGCGGTTACGGAGTAGACTGTGGCACAGCAAAGTGGTGATGCATGTATTAGAGAGGCAGCCTGAGGAG GGGATGACAAATGTTGAAGCTATCAGTTTAGAAGGATATCAGTTCCGCTCGGAAGATCTCTGCTTTAAGGATGATCAGTTTAGGAATCTACCGAACTTGAGGATCCTTCTGTTAGATAAAGCTAGTCTCAGTGGAAATTTTGAGCGTATTATCCCAAACCTGCGGTGGCTGAGTTGGCACCTCTGCAACTTCAATGCTATGCTGCCGACCAATCTAAATCTGAAGAACCTAGTTGTCCTTGATCTGTCGAGGAGCATGGTCAGTGAGGATTGGGCTGGCTGGAGCTTGATGAAG GTAGCCGCGAAGCTAAAAGTTCTTGATCTTACAGAGTGCAGGCATCTAACAAAAACACCCAGTTTCTCAGCATTTTCTGCTTTAGAGAAACTCATTCTTCGATCTTGTCGCAACTTGGTCTCTGTTGATCCATCAATAGAGCAACTTAGTGCTCTGGTCTCCTTAGACATAAGGGACTGCACGAAACTCGAATATTTGCCTCGGCTGGGTTCTATGGATGCGCTGACTGAGCTTCTGGTTGATTATGAAGTTTTTTTGAGCTTTGGGGGATTAGATGATAGCGAAGGATTCACTGACCAGCTGTACCATCACCTGAAAGATGTAGGAGTACACACTGTGAGGGACAATGGAAAGCTCCGTGTAGCAGAAGAGATTGGGCCTGAGCTCATGATGGCAATCAAGCAGTCAAAGATCTATATACCCATCTTATCAAAGGGCTATGCTTTGAGTACCTGGTGTTTGACGGAGGTGGCGGAGATGATGAAGCTCGAGGAGGAAACGAAGCATAGGATCATGCCCATTTTCTTAGACGTTACGCCAAATGAGGTTCAGCACCAGACTGGGAGTTATGCTGAAGCCTTTGCCCAGCATGAGGGAAACTACGACTCTGAGACAGTGCAGGAGTGGAGGGATGCTCTTCAAAAGGTTGTGAAACTGGGAGGGCTGGAATTCAAAAAGGAGGCAAACGG GAAACATGAAGAGTTCATTAAAAAGGTGCTTGCAAGGGTTGTTATGGCTTATCTAGAAGTCAATGATATGGTGGTTGGAATCATTGATCATTTCAAAGTTGTCAAGACATTGCTGGAGCTTGGAAAGGAAGGTGTTCAAATTGTTGGAATATGGGGCATGGGTGGAATTGGGAAAACGACTCTTGCAAAAGTTGTCTACAGCCAACTgttggggaaatttgaatcCTCTTGCTTCCTCAATAACATTAGAGGCACATCCTCACAGCCCAAGGGTCTTGAGTACTTGCAAAGCAAGCTACTCTCCGACATCTTAAATTGTGAGCGTGAAGACTTTGCAAATACGAATGAAGGAATCCAGCAGCTCAAGAACAGGCTCCGTGACAAGAAAGCAATCATTCTTTTGGATGATGTTGATCAAGTTGATCAACTCAAGGCTCTAGCTGGGGATCTTGCTTGGTTTAGTCCAGAAAGCAGGATTATTGTTACAACCAGAGATAGGGCAGTGCTAAATCTATTTCGaataaataatacatatgAACTCACACTACTGAGTGAATATCAAGCTTTCGAACTCTTCTGCGAGCATGCATTTAAAGAGGTCCCACCGACGCCTGATTTTGCTGACTTGTCTTGGGATATTGTGAGGGCAATTGGAAGGCTACCTCTGGCTCTTAAGGTAACAGGTTCTTTTTTATCTACAAGCACTGGGCGCAAGGAGATATGGCAAGATACACTGAAGCAGTTGAAGATGGAACCCCATAGGAAGGTCCAAGAGAGGTTGGCGATAATTTATAATGTTTTGGATCGTGAGCAGCAGGAGATATTTCTCGATATCGCATGTTTCTTCATCGGAAAAGATGCTAGAATAGCAAAATCCATGTGGGATGATTGTGATTTTTTCCCAGAAATTGCAATCGAGATCCTTCTCTCGAAGTCACTAATCAAAATCACAGATGACAGTAGGCTATGGATGCACGACCAACTCAGAGACCTTGGCAGGTTAATCGTGGAAAAGGAAAACTATAAAGAGCCGCGGTTACGGAGTAGACTGTGGCAAGGTGAAGTGGCGATGCGTGTATTAGAGAGGCAGCCTGAGGAG GGGAGGACAACAGTTGAAGCCATCAGTCTAGAAGGATATCAGTTCCGCTCAGAAGATCTCTGCTTTAAGGATGATCAGTTTAAGAATCTACCGAACTTGAGGATCCTTCTGTTAGATAAAGCTAGTCTCAGTGGAAATTTTGAGGGCATTCTCCCGAACCTGCGGTGGCTGAGTTGGCACTTCTGCAACTTCAGTCCTACGCTACCGACCAATCTAAATCTGAAGAACCTAGTTGTCCTCGATCTATCGAAGAGCATGGTCAGTGAGGATTGGGCTGGCTGGAGCTTGATGAAG GTAGCTGCGAAGCTAAAAGTTCTTGATCTTACAGAATGCGGGCATCTAACAAGAACACCCGGTTTCTCAGCATTTCCAGCTTTAGAGAGACTGATTCTTCGATCTTGTTGCAACTTGGTCTCCGTTGATCCATCGATAGAGCAACTTAGCGCTCTACTCTCCTTAGACATAAGGGACTGCACGAAACTCGAATATTTGCCTCAGTTGGGTTCAATGGACGCACTGACCGAACTTCTGGTTGATGGAACCTCTATACAGGAATTACCTGTACTGAGAGGTACAGACAAGCTCGGGAATCTGGAGGCCCTCGGCTCCAACTGA
- the LOC116198093 gene encoding uncharacterized protein LOC116198093 isoform X2: MSFSKKRLTELDADPQLGRQGGSKQQMEMAPTKHDQVNAEAGHEYEVFLSFRGPDTRLEFTDNLYHRLKDAGVQTFRDDEELRVGEKIGPELMRAIKQSKISIPIFSKGYASSKWCLLEVAEMVKLKDETKHMIMPIFLDVTPDEVKYQTGSYAEAFTQHGENYDFETVQEWRNALQEVVKLKGLELKKEANGKHGEFIKKVLAMVLNCLKKAYLNVNDLLVGIDDHVEAVKKLLELGKEGVQIVGIWGMGGIGKTTLAKVVYNQLLKKFESSGFLNDIRETSSQHKGLPYLQSKLLSDILNREREDFANTNEGTQELKNRLRDRKAIILLDDVDQVDQLKALAGDLAWFSPESRIIVTTREKTVLDQFRIKNIYELTLLSAEQAFELFCRHAFIKGSPTPDFIDLSWDIVRTTGRLPLALEVIGSSLSTSSGRKDLWQGTLKKLEKKPPKEVQDTLRISYNGLDHEEREIFLDIACFFIGIDARIAKPMWDDCEFFPGVGIEILLLKSLIKIKKDHRLWMHDQLRDLGRVIVEEENYKESRLRSRLWHSKVVMHVLERQPEEGMTNVEAISLEGYQFRSEDLCFKDDQFRNLPNLRILLLDKASLSGNFERIIPNLRWLSWHLCNFNAMLPTNLNLKNLVVLDLSRSMVSEDWAGWSLMKVAAKLKVLDLTECRHLTKTPSFSAFSALEKLILRSCRNLVSVDPSIEQLSALVSLDIRDCTKLEYLPRLGSMDALTELLVDYEVFLSFGGLDDSEGFTDQLYHHLKDVGVHTVRDNGKLRVAEEIGPELMMAIKQSKIYIPILSKGYALSTWCLTEVAEMMKLEEETKHRIMPIFLDVTPNEVQHQTGSYAEAFAQHEGNYDSETVQEWRDALQKVVKLGGLEFKKEANGKHEEFIKKVLARVVMAYLEVNDMVVGIIDHFKVVKTLLELGKEGVQIVGIWGMGGIGKTTLAKVVYSQLLGKFESSCFLNNIRGTSSQPKGLEYLQSKLLSDILNCEREDFANTNEGIQQLKNRLRDKKAIILLDDVDQVDQLKALAGDLAWFSPESRIIVTTRDRAVLNLFRINNTYELTLLSEYQAFELFCEHAFKEVPPTPDFADLSWDIVRAIGRLPLALKVTGSFLSTSTGRKEIWQDTLKQLKMEPHRKVQERLAIIYNVLDREQQEIFLDIACFFIGKDARIAKSMWDDCDFFPEIAIEILLSKSLIKITDDSRLWMHDQLRDLGRLIVEKENYKEPRLRSRLWQGEVAMRVLERQPEEGRTTVEAISLEGYQFRSEDLCFKDDQFKNLPNLRILLLDKASLSGNFEGILPNLRWLSWHFCNFSPTLPTNLNLKNLVVLDLSKSMVSEDWAGWSLMKVAAKLKVLDLTECGHLTRTPGFSAFPALERLILRSCCNLVSVDPSIEQLSALLSLDIRDCTKLEYLPQLGSMDALTELLVDGTSIQELPVLRGTDKLGNLEALGSN, translated from the exons ATGAGTTTCTCAAAGAAGCGACTGACTGAACTGGATGCAGATCCACAG CTTGGGAGGCAAGGAGGAAGTAAGCAGCAAATGGAAATGGCTCCTACAAAACATGATCAG GTCAATGCTGAAGCTGGACATGAGTATGAAGTTTTTTTGAGCTTCAGGGGACCGGACACTCGCTTAGAATTCACTGACAACCTATACCATCGCCTGAAAGATGCAGGTGTCCAAACCTTCAGGGACGATGAAGAGCTCCGAGTTGGAGAAAAGATCGGACCTGAGCTCATGAGGGCAATCAAGCAGTCAAAAATCTCCATACCCATCTTCTCAAAGGGCTACGCTTCGAGTAAGTGGTGTCTCCTGGAGGTGGCGGAGATGGTGAAGCTCAAGGATGAGACGAAGCACATGATCATGCCCATTTTCTTAGACGTCACGCCGGATGAAGTTAAGTACCAGACAGGGAGTTATGCTGAAGCCTTTACCCAGCACGGGGAAAACTACGACTTCGAGACTGTTCAGGAGTGGAGAAATGCTCTCCAAGAGGTTGTGAAACTGAAAGGGTTGGAACTCAAGAAAGAGGCAAACGG GAAACATGGAGAGTTCATCAAAAAGGTGCTTGCAATGGTTCTTAACTGTCTGAAGAAAGCTTATCTAAATGTCAATGATCTCTTAGTTGGAATCGATGATCATGTCGAAGCTGTCAAGAAATTGCTGGAGCTTGGAAAGGAAGGTGTTCAAATTGTTGGAATATGGGGCATGGGAGGAATTGGGAAAACGACTCTTGCAAAAGTTGTCTACAACCAACTGTTGAAGAAATTTGAATCCTCTGGCTTCCTCAATGACATTAGAGAAACATCCTCACAACACAAGGGTCTTCCGTACTTGCAAAGCAAGCTACTTTCTGACATCTTAAACCGTGAGCGTGAAGACTTTGCAAATACGAATGAAGGAACCCAGGAGCTCAAGAACAGGCTCCGTGACAGGAAAGCAATCATTCTTTTGGATGATGTTGATCAAGTTGATCAACTCAAGGCTCTAGCTGGGGATCTTGCTTGGTTTAGTCCAGAAAGCAGGATTATAGTTACAACCAGAGAAAAGACAGTTCTAGATCAATTTCGAATAAAGAATATCTATGAACTCACACTACTGAGTGCAGAGCAAGCTTTTGAACTCTTCTGCAGGCATGCATTTATAAAAGGCTCGCCGACACCTGACTTTATTGACTTGTCCTGGGATATCGTGAGGACTACTGGAAGGCTCCCTCTGGCTCTTGAGGTAATAGGTTCTTCTTTATCTACAAGCAGCGGGCGCAAGGACTTATGGCAAGGTACACTGAAGAAGTTGGAGAAGAAACCCCCTAAGGAGGTCCAAGATACATTGAGGATAAGTTATAATGGACTGGATCATGAGGAGCGGGAGATATTTCTCGATATCGCATGTTTCTTCATCGGAATAGATGCTAGAATTGCAAAACCCATGTGGGATGATTGTGAGTTTTTCCCAGGAGTTGGAATCGAGATCCTTCTTTTGAAGTCactaatcaaaatcaaaaagGACCATAGGCTATGGATGCATGACCAACTTAGAGACCTTGGCAGGGTAATTGTGGAAGAGGAAAACTATAAAGAGTCGCGGTTACGGAGTAGACTGTGGCACAGCAAAGTGGTGATGCATGTATTAGAGAGGCAGCCTGAGGAG GGGATGACAAATGTTGAAGCTATCAGTTTAGAAGGATATCAGTTCCGCTCGGAAGATCTCTGCTTTAAGGATGATCAGTTTAGGAATCTACCGAACTTGAGGATCCTTCTGTTAGATAAAGCTAGTCTCAGTGGAAATTTTGAGCGTATTATCCCAAACCTGCGGTGGCTGAGTTGGCACCTCTGCAACTTCAATGCTATGCTGCCGACCAATCTAAATCTGAAGAACCTAGTTGTCCTTGATCTGTCGAGGAGCATGGTCAGTGAGGATTGGGCTGGCTGGAGCTTGATGAAG GTAGCCGCGAAGCTAAAAGTTCTTGATCTTACAGAGTGCAGGCATCTAACAAAAACACCCAGTTTCTCAGCATTTTCTGCTTTAGAGAAACTCATTCTTCGATCTTGTCGCAACTTGGTCTCTGTTGATCCATCAATAGAGCAACTTAGTGCTCTGGTCTCCTTAGACATAAGGGACTGCACGAAACTCGAATATTTGCCTCGGCTGGGTTCTATGGATGCGCTGACTGAGCTTCTGGTTGATTATGAAGTTTTTTTGAGCTTTGGGGGATTAGATGATAGCGAAGGATTCACTGACCAGCTGTACCATCACCTGAAAGATGTAGGAGTACACACTGTGAGGGACAATGGAAAGCTCCGTGTAGCAGAAGAGATTGGGCCTGAGCTCATGATGGCAATCAAGCAGTCAAAGATCTATATACCCATCTTATCAAAGGGCTATGCTTTGAGTACCTGGTGTTTGACGGAGGTGGCGGAGATGATGAAGCTCGAGGAGGAAACGAAGCATAGGATCATGCCCATTTTCTTAGACGTTACGCCAAATGAGGTTCAGCACCAGACTGGGAGTTATGCTGAAGCCTTTGCCCAGCATGAGGGAAACTACGACTCTGAGACAGTGCAGGAGTGGAGGGATGCTCTTCAAAAGGTTGTGAAACTGGGAGGGCTGGAATTCAAAAAGGAGGCAAACGG GAAACATGAAGAGTTCATTAAAAAGGTGCTTGCAAGGGTTGTTATGGCTTATCTAGAAGTCAATGATATGGTGGTTGGAATCATTGATCATTTCAAAGTTGTCAAGACATTGCTGGAGCTTGGAAAGGAAGGTGTTCAAATTGTTGGAATATGGGGCATGGGTGGAATTGGGAAAACGACTCTTGCAAAAGTTGTCTACAGCCAACTgttggggaaatttgaatcCTCTTGCTTCCTCAATAACATTAGAGGCACATCCTCACAGCCCAAGGGTCTTGAGTACTTGCAAAGCAAGCTACTCTCCGACATCTTAAATTGTGAGCGTGAAGACTTTGCAAATACGAATGAAGGAATCCAGCAGCTCAAGAACAGGCTCCGTGACAAGAAAGCAATCATTCTTTTGGATGATGTTGATCAAGTTGATCAACTCAAGGCTCTAGCTGGGGATCTTGCTTGGTTTAGTCCAGAAAGCAGGATTATTGTTACAACCAGAGATAGGGCAGTGCTAAATCTATTTCGaataaataatacatatgAACTCACACTACTGAGTGAATATCAAGCTTTCGAACTCTTCTGCGAGCATGCATTTAAAGAGGTCCCACCGACGCCTGATTTTGCTGACTTGTCTTGGGATATTGTGAGGGCAATTGGAAGGCTACCTCTGGCTCTTAAGGTAACAGGTTCTTTTTTATCTACAAGCACTGGGCGCAAGGAGATATGGCAAGATACACTGAAGCAGTTGAAGATGGAACCCCATAGGAAGGTCCAAGAGAGGTTGGCGATAATTTATAATGTTTTGGATCGTGAGCAGCAGGAGATATTTCTCGATATCGCATGTTTCTTCATCGGAAAAGATGCTAGAATAGCAAAATCCATGTGGGATGATTGTGATTTTTTCCCAGAAATTGCAATCGAGATCCTTCTCTCGAAGTCACTAATCAAAATCACAGATGACAGTAGGCTATGGATGCACGACCAACTCAGAGACCTTGGCAGGTTAATCGTGGAAAAGGAAAACTATAAAGAGCCGCGGTTACGGAGTAGACTGTGGCAAGGTGAAGTGGCGATGCGTGTATTAGAGAGGCAGCCTGAGGAG GGGAGGACAACAGTTGAAGCCATCAGTCTAGAAGGATATCAGTTCCGCTCAGAAGATCTCTGCTTTAAGGATGATCAGTTTAAGAATCTACCGAACTTGAGGATCCTTCTGTTAGATAAAGCTAGTCTCAGTGGAAATTTTGAGGGCATTCTCCCGAACCTGCGGTGGCTGAGTTGGCACTTCTGCAACTTCAGTCCTACGCTACCGACCAATCTAAATCTGAAGAACCTAGTTGTCCTCGATCTATCGAAGAGCATGGTCAGTGAGGATTGGGCTGGCTGGAGCTTGATGAAG GTAGCTGCGAAGCTAAAAGTTCTTGATCTTACAGAATGCGGGCATCTAACAAGAACACCCGGTTTCTCAGCATTTCCAGCTTTAGAGAGACTGATTCTTCGATCTTGTTGCAACTTGGTCTCCGTTGATCCATCGATAGAGCAACTTAGCGCTCTACTCTCCTTAGACATAAGGGACTGCACGAAACTCGAATATTTGCCTCAGTTGGGTTCAATGGACGCACTGACCGAACTTCTGGTTGATGGAACCTCTATACAGGAATTACCTGTACTGAGAGGTACAGACAAGCTCGGGAATCTGGAGGCCCTCGGCTCCAACTGA